The following are encoded in a window of Nilaparvata lugens isolate BPH chromosome 13, ASM1435652v1, whole genome shotgun sequence genomic DNA:
- the LOC111044265 gene encoding ATP-binding cassette sub-family G member 5, whose protein sequence is MIGNDYSLELCNIFHTGQVEPGSCLQRIFGSVQTGLILKDVSLEVRAGEVLAVLGSKGSGKRALLEVISRRSRGPTRGQILLDGAPMTLSLYQKNCGYVSHRVDLIPSLNVEQTLHYAANLTIGSQVSRYVRSSRVRQVLADLALSQVARRSVASLTLSEYRRLAIGIQLVKDPVLLLLDEPTANLDPLSTYLIVSMLSSHARRRGRAVVLTMEKPRSDVFPFLDRAAYLCLGDLVYAGPTRLMLEYFRAIGFPCPDLENPLMYYLCLSTVDRRSRERFIESNTQIIALVEKFKLEGGPYRKSSAGAGGAGHVLLGAGESPPSHKMPLTTLGKPGALQLGFTLYQRLLASTFNLSSIAAQNLFLHLALFPLICTVLWFFYRDIKHQDGPFTFQSLNGFLLNCLITSSACAVVKTACTFPIHRTRFYQEAHEGLYSGPLFLLSFNLYSLPFSILTVAIGSRILFEATGLTSSVDWFLFAAILCSCYLLAEQQTIALLMVIKGSFIAAITSLYLGTIFIILSSGALRSYASLPEWLLYLTYASQTRYSSAFLSRQLFGSVYTALPANCTARFPVNDAFLCRYKDSTAYLAERFGRGSSVFNINDMLDSDFNLSLSYAFPVGFVLLNCILYLIPLPSFIKAKFRD, encoded by the exons ATGATTGGCAACGACTATAGTTTGGAGCTgtgtaatatttttcacactggACAG GTTGAGCCAGGCTCATGTTTGCAGAGAATATTTGGCAGCGTGCAGACTGGCCTGATTCTGAAAGATGTTTCTCTCGAAGTGAGAGCGGGAGAGGTCCTCGCAGTTCTTGGATCGAAAG GAAGTGGTAAACGAGCTCTTCTGGAAGTGATATCTAGGAGAAGTCGTGGTCCCACCAGAGGACAAATCCTCCTCGATGGAGCACCAATGACCTTGAGTTTGTACCAGAAGAATTGCGGCTACGTCAGTCACAGAGTTGACCTTATTCCGTCACTAAATGTGGAGCAAACTCTACACTATGCGGCCAACCTCACTATTGGATCACAG GTATCACGGTACGTGAGAAGCTCTCGAGTTCGTCAAGTGTTGGCAGATTTGGCTTTGAGTCAAGTGGCTCGGCGAAGTGTGGCAAGTCTCACACTCAGTGAATACAGGCGCCTTGCCATTGGTATACAACTCGTCAAGGATCCTG ttcTGCTGCTATTGGACGAGCCGACCGCTAACCTTGACCCTCTGTCGACCTACCTGATAGTGTCGATGCTATCCTCACACGCCAGACGGAGGGGGAGGGCGGTGGTGTTGACCATGGAGAAGCCGCGATCCGACGTGTTCCCCTTCCTCGACAGAGCCGCCTACCTCTGTTTGGGGGATCTCGTCTACGCGGGACCCACTCGCCTCATGCTCGAGTACTTCAGGGCTATCGGCTTCCCCTGTCCTGATCTCGAGAATCCTCTCATGTATTACT TATGCTTATCAACAGTGGACCGACGTTCGAGAGAACGCTTCATCGAGTCCAACACCCAGATCATAGCTCTTGTGGAGAAGTTCAAACTGGAAGGAGGTCCCTACAGGAAATCATCAGCCGGAGCGGGGGGAGCGGGGCACGTTCTTCTGGGTGCGGGGGAGTCACCCCCTTCCCATAAAATGCCCCTCACCACCCTCGGCAAGCCAGGGGCTCTGCAACTTGGTTTCACACTCTATCA ACGCCTGCTAGCATCCACATTCAATCTGTCCTCGATCGCAGCCCAAAACCTCTTTCTACACCTGGCACTGTTTCCCCTCATCTGCACAGTCCTCTGGTTCTTCTACCGGGACATCAAGCACCAGGACGGACCTTTCACGTTCCAATCACTCAACGGATTCCTGCTCAACTGCCTCATCACTTCCAGTGCATGCGCAGTTGTCAAAACTGCCTGCACATTCCCCATACACCGGACCCGATTTTACCAGGAGGCTCACGAAGGACTATATTCTGGCCCATTATTTTTGCTTAGTTTTAACCTATATTCCTTACCGTTTTCGATATTAACTGTAGCTATCGGGTCAAGGATATTGTTTGAAGCTACAGGTCTAACTTCTAGTGTAGACTGGTTCTTATTTGCGGCGATACTCTGCTCCTGTTATCTACTAGCGGAGCAACAAACGATCGCTCTATTAATGGTGATTAAAGGATCATTCATCGCCGCGATAACCAGCTTATACCTGGGCACAATATTCATCATCCTCAGTAGTGGAGCTTTGAGATCGTATGCTAGTCTACCAGAATGGTTGCTCTACCTAACCTACGCGTCACAAACGCGCTACTCCAGCGCGTTTTTGTCGCGTCAGCTTTTCGGGTCCGTTTACACCGCGTTGCCCGCTAACTGTACAGCGCGATTTCCCGTCAACGACGCGTTTCTATGTCGTTACAAGGACAGTACTGCGTACCTGGCTGAACGCTTCGGTCGAGGCAGTTCAGTTTTCAACATAAATGACATGTTAGATTCCGATTTCAATCTCAGTTTATCGTATGCTTTTCCAGTCGGTTTTGTTTTGTTGAACTGTATCCTGTATCTGATACCTTTACCCTCGTTTATAAAAGCTAAGTTTAGGGATTGA